A single genomic interval of Bradyrhizobium sp. AZCC 1693 harbors:
- the uvrA gene encoding excinuclease ABC subunit UvrA produces the protein MDEVLRAKRQPPAGSASRAITIRGAREHNLKNVDLEIPRDKLVVFTGLSGSGKSSLAFDTIYAEGQRRYVESLSAYARQFLEMMQKPDVDQIDGLSPAISIEQKTTSKNPRSTVGTVTEIYDYMRLLWARVGVPYSPATGLPIESQIVSQMVDRVLDLPEGTRLYLLAPVVRGRKGEYKKELAEWLKKGFQRVKIDGTFYELSEAPTLDKKFPHDIDVVVDRIVVRPDLGQRLAESFETALKLAEGLAVIEYADAPAGAPAAEDKKKTAKIHDKSGPERILFSEKFACPVSGFTIPEIEPRLFSFNNPYGACPACGGLGVEQHIDEDLVIPDKEMTLRKGAIAPWAKSSSPYYIQTLTALGKFYKFTLDTKWKDLPKKTQAALLHGSGDDEIKFSYEDGVRSYDTKKPFEGVITNLERRYRETESEWAREELAKYFSDIPCAGCNGHRLKPEALCVKIGGKHIGEISELSVLRAGEWFETVPKALNAQQNEIATRVLKEIRERLSFLLDVGLNYLTLSRASGTLSGGESQRIRLASQIGSGLTGVLYVLDEPSIGLHQRDNARLLETLKRLRDLGNTVIVVEHDEDAIRLADYVLDIGPGAGMHGGHIVAQGTPAEIMKNPNSLTGKYLTGEMSVAIPERKPPNHRRTIKVVNARGNNLKNVSAEIPLGLFTCVTGVSGGGKSTLLIDTLYKAIARKLNNASEGAAPHDRIEGLEHIDKIIDIDQSPIGRTPRSNPATYTGAFTPIREWFAGLPEAKARGYEPGRFSFNVKGGRCEACQGDGVIKIEMHFLPDVYVTCDTCKGKRYNRETLEVLFKGKSIADVLDMTVEEAAEFFKAVPRVRETFKTLHRVGLDYIHVGQQATTLSGGEAQRVKLAKELSKRATGRTLYILDEPTTGLHFHDVAKLLEVLHELVSQGNTVVVIEHNLEVIKTADWVIDLGPEGGDGGGEIVAWGPPEDIVKAPRSYTGKFLAPVLKKADGKPRKSSSASEAAE, from the coding sequence ATGGATGAAGTGCTCAGGGCGAAGCGCCAACCACCCGCCGGCTCCGCATCGCGTGCGATAACCATCCGCGGCGCGCGCGAGCACAATCTCAAGAACGTCGATCTCGAAATTCCGCGCGACAAGCTCGTCGTGTTCACCGGCCTCTCCGGCTCCGGCAAATCCTCGCTCGCCTTCGACACCATCTATGCCGAAGGCCAGCGCCGCTATGTCGAATCGCTCTCGGCTTACGCGCGCCAGTTCCTCGAGATGATGCAGAAGCCTGATGTCGACCAGATCGACGGCCTCTCGCCCGCGATTTCGATAGAGCAGAAGACCACGTCGAAGAATCCGCGCTCCACCGTCGGCACCGTCACCGAGATCTACGACTACATGCGCCTGCTGTGGGCGCGCGTCGGCGTGCCCTATTCGCCCGCCACGGGGCTGCCGATCGAAAGCCAGATCGTGTCGCAGATGGTCGACCGCGTGCTTGATCTGCCCGAAGGCACCCGCCTCTATCTGCTCGCGCCGGTCGTGCGCGGCCGCAAGGGCGAGTACAAGAAGGAGCTCGCCGAATGGCTCAAGAAGGGCTTTCAGCGCGTCAAGATCGACGGCACCTTCTACGAGCTTTCGGAAGCGCCGACGCTCGACAAGAAATTCCCGCACGACATCGACGTGGTGGTCGACCGCATCGTGGTCCGCCCCGACCTCGGCCAGCGCCTCGCCGAAAGCTTTGAGACAGCGCTGAAGCTCGCCGAAGGCCTTGCGGTCATCGAATACGCCGATGCCCCGGCGGGCGCGCCCGCGGCCGAGGACAAGAAGAAAACGGCGAAAATCCACGACAAGAGCGGGCCCGAGCGGATCCTGTTTTCGGAAAAATTCGCCTGCCCGGTTTCCGGCTTCACGATCCCCGAGATCGAGCCGCGGCTGTTCTCGTTCAACAACCCCTATGGCGCCTGCCCTGCCTGCGGCGGCCTCGGCGTCGAGCAGCACATCGACGAGGACCTCGTCATTCCCGACAAGGAGATGACCCTGCGCAAGGGCGCGATCGCGCCGTGGGCGAAATCCTCCTCGCCCTATTACATCCAGACGCTGACCGCGCTCGGCAAATTCTACAAGTTCACGCTCGACACCAAGTGGAAAGACCTGCCGAAGAAGACGCAGGCAGCCCTGCTGCACGGCTCCGGCGACGACGAGATAAAATTCTCCTATGAGGACGGCGTCCGCTCCTACGACACCAAAAAACCCTTCGAGGGCGTCATCACCAATCTCGAGCGCCGCTACCGCGAGACCGAGAGCGAATGGGCGCGCGAGGAACTGGCAAAGTATTTCTCCGACATTCCCTGCGCCGGCTGCAACGGCCATCGGCTGAAACCCGAGGCGCTGTGCGTCAAGATCGGCGGCAAGCATATCGGCGAAATCTCGGAGTTGTCGGTGCTTCGCGCCGGCGAATGGTTCGAGACCGTGCCGAAAGCGCTGAACGCGCAGCAGAACGAGATCGCCACGCGCGTGCTGAAGGAGATCCGCGAGCGGCTCTCGTTCCTGCTCGACGTCGGCCTGAACTATCTCACGCTGTCCCGCGCCTCCGGCACATTGAGCGGCGGCGAGAGCCAGCGCATCCGCCTCGCCTCCCAGATCGGCTCGGGGCTGACCGGCGTGCTCTATGTGCTGGACGAGCCCTCGATCGGCCTGCACCAGCGCGACAACGCGCGACTATTGGAGACGCTGAAGCGGCTGCGCGACCTCGGCAATACCGTGATCGTGGTCGAGCATGACGAGGACGCGATACGTCTGGCGGATTACGTGCTCGACATCGGCCCCGGCGCCGGCATGCATGGCGGCCACATCGTGGCGCAGGGCACGCCCGCCGAGATCATGAAGAACCCGAACTCGCTGACGGGCAAATACCTCACCGGCGAGATGTCGGTGGCGATCCCCGAGCGCAAGCCGCCGAACCACAGGCGAACCATCAAGGTCGTCAACGCCCGCGGCAATAATCTCAAAAACGTCTCGGCGGAGATTCCGTTGGGGCTGTTCACCTGCGTCACCGGCGTGTCCGGCGGCGGCAAGTCGACGCTCTTGATCGACACCCTCTACAAGGCGATCGCCCGCAAGCTGAACAATGCCAGCGAAGGCGCCGCCCCGCACGACCGCATCGAGGGGCTGGAGCATATCGACAAGATCATCGACATCGACCAGTCGCCGATCGGCCGCACCCCGCGCTCCAACCCCGCGACCTATACCGGCGCCTTCACGCCGATCCGAGAATGGTTCGCCGGCCTGCCCGAAGCCAAGGCGCGCGGCTATGAGCCGGGACGGTTCTCCTTCAACGTCAAGGGCGGCCGCTGCGAGGCCTGCCAGGGCGACGGCGTCATCAAGATCGAGATGCACTTCTTGCCCGACGTCTACGTCACCTGCGACACCTGCAAGGGCAAACGCTACAACCGCGAAACGCTGGAAGTCCTGTTCAAGGGCAAGAGCATCGCCGACGTGCTCGACATGACGGTGGAAGAAGCCGCCGAATTCTTCAAGGCCGTCCCGCGCGTCCGCGAGACTTTCAAGACGCTGCACCGTGTCGGCCTGGACTATATCCATGTCGGCCAGCAGGCCACCACCCTCTCCGGCGGCGAAGCCCAGCGCGTCAAGCTGGCGAAGGAGTTGTCAAAGCGCGCCACCGGCCGCACGCTCTACATCCTGGACGAACCGACCACGGGCCTGCACTTCCACGACGTCGCCAAACTCCTGGAAGTGCTGCACGAGCTGGTTTCGCAGGGAAATACCGTGGTCGTGATCGAGCACAATCTGGAGGTCATCAAGACCGCCGACTGGGTGATCGACCTCGGCCCCGAAGGCGGCGACGGCGGCGGCGAAATCGTCGCCTGGGGCCCGCCGGAAGACATCGTCAAGGCGCCGCGGAGCTACACGGGGAAGTTTCTGGCGCCGGTGCTGAAGAAGGCGGATGGGAAGCCGAGGAAGAGCAGTAGCGCGAGCGAGGCGGCGGAGTGA
- a CDS encoding outer membrane protein, protein MKKVLLTTTALIALGIAPAAAADLAARPYTKAPAAAIAINNWSGFYLGAMGGYAQENSDGIGTLSGGFAGGTAGYNWQMGNVVLGIEADAAWADVGATVGIVGLASVSDKIRDMGTVRGRVGYAFDQVLIYGTGGYAWADNRMTATLLGLSASDSHFHSGWTVGAGVEVMFAPKWSVKAEYLYRSFQGETYNFPGIVASVASGTLNLNSVQVGVNYHF, encoded by the coding sequence GTGAAAAAAGTTCTGTTAACGACGACCGCCCTGATCGCGCTTGGGATCGCCCCCGCGGCCGCCGCGGATCTTGCCGCACGGCCCTACACCAAGGCGCCCGCCGCCGCGATCGCGATCAACAACTGGTCCGGCTTCTACCTCGGCGCGATGGGAGGCTACGCCCAGGAAAATTCCGATGGCATCGGCACGCTGAGCGGCGGCTTCGCCGGCGGCACCGCTGGCTACAACTGGCAGATGGGCAACGTCGTGCTCGGCATCGAAGCGGATGCCGCCTGGGCTGACGTGGGCGCCACCGTGGGCATTGTGGGCCTCGCCTCGGTCAGCGACAAGATTCGCGACATGGGCACCGTTCGTGGCCGCGTCGGCTATGCCTTCGATCAGGTCCTGATCTACGGCACCGGCGGCTACGCCTGGGCCGACAACCGCATGACAGCCACCTTGCTCGGCCTGAGCGCCTCGGACAGCCACTTCCACTCCGGCTGGACCGTCGGCGCTGGTGTCGAGGTCATGTTCGCACCGAAATGGTCGGTCAAGGCCGAGTACCTCTATCGCAGCTTCCAGGGCGAAACCTACAACTTCCCTGGCATCGTCGCGAGCGTTGCGAGCGGAACGCTCAACCTGAACAGCGTTCAGGTCGGCGTCAACTATCACTTCTAA
- a CDS encoding outer membrane protein has protein sequence MKKVFLSTVALIALAAPAAAADLAARPYTKAPPAPIAVVYDWSGFYIGANGGWGSSRKCWDFVTPAGAFIAAEGCHDATGGTAGGQIGYRWQASSWVFGLEAQGNWADFRGSNVSVFDPTLRNDSRIDAFGLFTGQVGWAANNVLFYIKGGAAVTADRFRQFDVPTGLLVATTGDDTRWGAVVGAGLEFGFAPNWSAGVEYNHLFMQDRTHTFVDTTGAFFGTDRIRQDVDLVTVRVNYRWGGPVIAKY, from the coding sequence ATGAAAAAGGTTTTCTTGAGTACGGTTGCCCTCATTGCGCTCGCCGCCCCTGCGGCGGCTGCCGACCTCGCGGCGCGTCCTTACACCAAGGCCCCGCCGGCGCCGATCGCGGTCGTGTACGACTGGAGCGGCTTCTACATCGGCGCCAATGGCGGCTGGGGTTCGAGCCGCAAGTGCTGGGACTTCGTGACACCGGCCGGCGCGTTCATCGCGGCCGAGGGGTGCCATGACGCAACTGGCGGTACCGCGGGCGGTCAGATCGGCTATCGCTGGCAAGCCAGCAGCTGGGTGTTCGGTCTCGAAGCGCAGGGCAACTGGGCCGACTTCAGGGGCAGCAATGTGAGCGTGTTCGATCCGACGCTCCGCAATGACTCGCGCATCGATGCGTTCGGCCTGTTCACCGGTCAGGTCGGTTGGGCCGCCAACAACGTTCTGTTCTACATCAAGGGTGGTGCGGCCGTTACGGCGGATCGTTTCCGCCAGTTTGATGTTCCCACCGGTCTGTTGGTTGCCACCACCGGCGACGACACCCGTTGGGGCGCCGTGGTCGGCGCGGGCCTCGAATTCGGCTTCGCCCCGAACTGGTCGGCCGGCGTCGAGTACAATCACCTGTTCATGCAGGACCGCACCCACACCTTCGTCGACACGACTGGTGCCTTCTTCGGCACCGACCGCATCCGCCAGGACGTCGACCTCGTCACCGTTCGCGTGAACTATCGTTGGGGTGGTCCGGTTATCGCGAAGTACTGA